A window of the Salmo trutta chromosome 25, fSalTru1.1, whole genome shotgun sequence genome harbors these coding sequences:
- the LOC115162104 gene encoding tectonin beta-propeller repeat-containing protein 2 isoform X1, whose amino-acid sequence MAAQTPPQSALREFCPLYYLLNAIPAKVQKGFRSVMVYLTALDTNSDYIAVGSSIGMLYLYCRRVRQINKYSIEGKSEAITAVKLLSCFDDLVAVGTAFGRVAVFQLVSQLPGRNKQLRRFDVVGLHKSTVTALAWSANGMKLFSGDDNGKVVYSTVDLDQGVCNPVLLFEELSAIVQLEYSQKVLLISSYQRSLLFYTQEQTLQQLGTKPRKSNGKFGACFQPGLCKQSDLLVYAARPGLRLWRTDVRGLVVDTLVLKRLFNQEVPQFELFARPGPTGGCRPHERQLGVVSCFLREGWVLSWNEYSVYVLDCLNQVIIGALESCGDIISVSCTENEIFILKGDRDIVRISNAPEDLASNISELSFHLTSPLTTPTILLPPTGWTVSTEPIRTMAIITEQGERERLVDEEVEEVLEQDQLSNTPEAGKAGALMERPEVGERLDHQRGGSVRGTSDFHSRSSSITSCDSVQGMMLSTSTMEQSELSSSQYSAINQEDFQHELVVQAIKVKKKAKRRRQESGNRIGEQHNSWSESIYSQDGGGGSDGGTSTSISEPPSASDHTSFPCSSLDLQCRSSGSLDQEGSISGGSPELTTSGAQSEGGDQREDPLTQTQPPGTQPPSCPMSLPSQDMECQSYPENGNSPSVNNKEGETPTRHVDLLLECTFAYMQTSKEQDPMEEQEDDLLSPLIGPDDLDQDDPHHQHCLLDLEPPSCVDQMRYSLEPEQCPSSDEEDIYAVHGVPYSASSASLGDRLNALNLQGSNIGQQDQDNTLAESWMGYTGPGCGILNLVVTDQYIWCLDFKGGLYCSALPDRGLSWQKFEDNVQQVALSPSGSLLWKVEQKTMTAYACGKVTIKGKRHWYKALEDSAFVALGEDTAWIIRTSGDLYLQTGLSVDRPCARAVKVNCPCPMAQIVAHGGVVWALSQHRAVFYRDGLSSYCSEGEMWKFDKISESQGLEPICIALGENNTAWALDTSGSLWFRTGVTARKPQGEDDHWWQVSITDYVVFDQGSLFQTLIQATQNMAIATKAPVERVAECLRMAFLSQQFQCQPILVSSNTSGVWIAPGRNNFHVAKGSLSGMFWQGVVPRGTVSATKWAFVYSSAVLSKEGSFLWLGQSRKDLFCVWDQDGQMHPTTVQLPQDTEMVQLSACRDALWGLDQHGRVHIRTLSTSCPTGMHWNLLDLSQLDQVRLVSVSCGSQNVWACDGCGMVYFRVGTQPFNPSMMLPAWICIEPPEQPLGVHFTRIHTSPNDSMLWAMDNRGNIHVRMGITDEMPVGTDWEHIPGLQASQLVLSVKTVWVRCPNGEVARRYGITDKNPAGDYWKKIPGLLNWLTVTPMDELWAVSVSGGLRHRLTKTLVHNTVNSHVNTGSLRGEDLEEEWEVI is encoded by the exons ATGGCAGCCCAAACTCCTCCACAGAGCGCCCTGAGGGAGTTCTGTCCCCTATACTACTTGCTTAATGCAATACCTGCCAAGGTCCAGAAAGGCTTCCGCTCTGTAATGGTCTACCTGACTGCTCTGGACACCAACAGCGATTACATTGCTGTGGGGAGCAGTATTGGGATGCTCTACCTGTACTGCAGGCGGGTCAGACAGATTAATAAATACAGCATAGAG GGGAAATCCGAAGCTATCACAGCAGTGAAGCTGCTCAGTTGTTTTGATGACTTGGTGGCAGTGGGCACGGCGTTTGGTCGGGTTGCTGTCTTTCAACTGGTGTCTCAACTTCCAGGCAGGAACAAACAG CTAAGGAGATTTGATGTGGTTGGTTTGCACAAAAGCACAGTCACTGCCTTGGCCTGGAGTGCTAATGGAATGAAGCTCTTCTCTGGTGATGACAATGGAAAGGTTGTGTACTCTACTGTGGACCTGGATCAG GGTGTGTGTAACCCTGTGTTACTGTTTGAGGAGCTCTCAGCCATAGTCCAGCTGGAGTACAGTCAGAAGGTCCTGCTCATCTCCTCTTATCAGAGATCCCTGCTGTTCTACACCCAGGAACAGACCCTGCAGCAGCTGGGCACCAAGCCTAGGAAGAG CAATGGGAAGTTTGGTGCGTGCTTCCAGCCAGGCCTGTGTAAGCAGAGTGACCTGCTAGTCTATGCAGCGAGGCCTGGCCTCCGGCTGTGGCGGACGGATGTAAGAGGGCTTGTGGTGGACACGCTGGTCCTCAAGCGTCTGTTCAACCAGGAGGTGCCGCAGTTTGAGCTGTTTGCCAGGCCGGGCCCCACGGGGGGTTGCCGGCCCCACGAGAGGCAGCTGGGTGTGGTGAGCTGCTTCCTCAGAGAGGGCTGGGTCCTCAGCTGGAACGAATACAGTGTCTACGTGTTGGACTGCCTCAACCAG GTGATCATCGGTGCACTGGAGAGCTGTGGGGACATCATCTCTGTATCATGCACCGAAAATGAAATCTTCATCCTGAAAGGAGATCGGGACATTGTTCGCATCTCGAATGCTCCTGAGGACTTGGCTTCCAACA TTTCTGAGTTGTCCTTCCATCTGACCTCTCCCCTGACCACTCCTACCATCCTGCTCCCTCCCACAGGCTGGACTGTCTCCACGGAGCCGATCAGGACAATGGCCATCATCACAGAGCAGGGGGAGCGGGAGAGGCTGGTGgatgaggaggtagaggaggtgctGGAGCAGGACCAGCTGAGTAACACCCCCGAGGCGGGGAAGGCCGGAGCCCTGATGGAGAGACCTGAGGTGGGGGAGCGACTGGACCACCAGAGAGGGGGCAGTGTAAGGGGCACCAGTGATTTTCATAGCCGCAGCAGTTCCATCACGTCCTGCGACAGCGTTCAGGGCATGATGCTCTCCACCAGTACCATGGAGCAGTCAGAGCTGTCCTCCAGCCAATACAGTGCCATCAACCAGGAGGACTTTCAGCATGAGCTGGTGGTCCAGGCCATCAAAGTCAAGAAGAAGGCCAAGAGGAGGAGGCAAG AAAGTGGGAACCGCATCGGTGAGCAGCACAACAGCTGGTCCGAGAGCATTTACAGTCAGGATGGAGGAGGGGGCAGCGACGGGGGGACCAGCACCTCTATCAGTGAGCCCCCCTCAGCTTCCGACCACACAAGTTTCCCGTGCAGCAGTCTGGATCTACAGTGCAGGAGCAGCGGATCCCTCGACCAGGAGGGCTCCATCAGTGGGGGCTCTCCAGAACTCACTACCTCTGGAGCTCAGAGCGAGGGTGGTGACCAGAGAGAGGACCCTCTGACTCAGACTCAACCCCCTGGGACTCAGCCTCCCTCCTGCCCCATGTCCCTGCCCTCCCAGGACATGGAGTGCCAGTCCTACCCAGAGAATGGCAACAGCCCCTCCGTCAATAACAAAGAGGGGGAGACTCCCACCCGACACGTAGACCTATTACTGGAGTGCACCTTTGCCTACATGCAGACCTCGAAGGAGCAGGACCCCATGGAGGAGCAGGAGGATGATCTCCTGAGCCCCCTCATTGGGCCGGATGACTTGGACCAGGACGACCCCCACCACCAGCACTGTCTTCTGGATCTGGAGCCTCCTAGCTGTGTTGATCAGATGCGTTATTCCCTGGAGCCTGAGCAGTGCCCCTCTAGTGACGAGGAGGACATTTACGCTGTCCACGGAGTTCCGTACTCAGCCTCCAGCGCCAGCCTGGGAGACAGACTCAACGCCCTCAACCTCCAGGGGTCCAACATCGGGCAGCAGGACCAAGACAATACA ttGGCAGAGAGCTGGATGGGCTACACAGGGCCAGGCTGTGGCATCCTCAACCTGGTTGTAACTGACCAATACATCTGGTGTCTGGACTTTAAAGGAGGCCTGTACTGCAGTGCCCTCCCAGACAGGGGCCTGAGCTGGCAGAAGTTTGAGGACAATGTGCAGCAGGTGGCACTGTCACCTTCAG gGTCCCTGCTATGGAAGGTGGAACAGAAGACCATGACAGCATATGCATGTGGTAAAGTCACCATCAAAGGAAAGAGGCACTGGTACAAGGCCCTGGAGGATTCTGCCTTTGTGGCGCTTGGTGAAGACACAGCATGGATCATCCGAACCAGCGGGGACCTCTACCTGCAGACAG GTTTGAGTGTGGACCGTCCGTGCGCACGAGCTGTGAAGGTGAACTGCCCGTGTCCTATGGCCCAGATCGTAGCGCATGGCGGGGTGGTGTGGGCCCTCAGCCAACACAGGGCCGTCTTCTACAGAGATGGCCTCAGCAGCTACTGCTCTGAGGGGGAAATGTGGAAGTTTGACAAAATCAG TGAGAGTCAGGGTCTGGAGCCCATCTGTATAGCCCTGGGAGAGAACAACACGGCTTGGGCTCTGGACACCAGCGGCAGTCTGTGGTTCAGGACTGGAGTCACTGCCAGGAAGCCCCAGGGAGAAGATGACCACTGGTGGCAG GTGAGCATCACAGACTATGTGGTGTTTGATCAGGGCAGTCTGTTCCAGACTCTGATCCAGGCCACTCAGAACATGGCCATAGCCACCAAGGCCCCGGTGGAGCGGGTTGCAGAGTGCCTCCGCATGGCCTTCCTGTCCCAGCAGTTCCAGTGCCAGCCCATCCTGGTCTCCTCCAACACCAGCGGCGTCTGGATTGCACCCGGCAGGAACAACTTCCATGTCGCCAAGGGCAGCCTCAGCG GTATGTTCTGGCAGGGTGTGGTACCCAGAGGAACCGTTTCAGCCACCAAGTGGGCATTCGTTTATTCCTCGGCTGTACTCAGTAAAGAAG GGAGCTTCCTGTGGCTGGGCCAGAGCAGGAAAGACCTGTTCTGTGTTTGGGACCAGGATGGTCAGATGCACCCCACCACAGTCCAACTGCCACAGGACACAGAGATGGTCCAGCTCTCTGCCTGCCGCGATGCCCTGTGGGGACTGGACCAACACGGCCGTGTCCACATCCGCACCCTCTCCACTAGCTGCCCCACCGGTATGCACTGGAACCTACTGGACCTCAGCCAGCTTG ATCAGGTAAGGCTGGTCAGCGTATCGTGTGGCAGTCAGAACGTGTGGGCGTGTGATGGCTGTGGGATGGTCTATTTCCGCGTGGGTACGCAACCCTTCAACCCCAGCATGATGCTTCCTGCCTGGATCTGTATCGAACCACCAGAGCAG CCACTAGGAGTGCATTTTACTAGAATCCACACCAGTCCCAACGACAGCATGCTGTGGGCCATGGACAACAGAGGGAACATACATGTCCGCATGGGAATCACAGACGAGATGCCTGTCGGCACCGACTGGGAACACATTCCAG GCCTGCAGGCCAGTCAGCTGGTGCTGAGTGTGAAGACTGTTTGGGTGCGCTGCCCCAACGGGGAGGTGGCGAGGCGCTATGGTATCACTGACAAGAACCCAGCAGGGGACTACTGGAAGAAGATACCAGGCCTGCTCAACTGGCTGACAG
- the LOC115162104 gene encoding tectonin beta-propeller repeat-containing protein 2 isoform X2 yields MAAQTPPQSALREFCPLYYLLNAIPAKVQKGFRSVMVYLTALDTNSDYIAVGSSIGMLYLYCRRVRQINKYSIEGKSEAITAVKLLSCFDDLVAVGTAFGRVAVFQLVSQLPGRNKQLRRFDVVGLHKSTVTALAWSANGMKLFSGDDNGKVVYSTVDLDQGVCNPVLLFEELSAIVQLEYSQKVLLISSYQRSLLFYTQEQTLQQLGTKPRKSNGKFGACFQPGLCKQSDLLVYAARPGLRLWRTDVRGLVVDTLVLKRLFNQEVPQFELFARPGPTGGCRPHERQLGVVSCFLREGWVLSWNEYSVYVLDCLNQVIIGALESCGDIISVSCTENEIFILKGDRDIVRISNAPEDLASNSWTVSTEPIRTMAIITEQGERERLVDEEVEEVLEQDQLSNTPEAGKAGALMERPEVGERLDHQRGGSVRGTSDFHSRSSSITSCDSVQGMMLSTSTMEQSELSSSQYSAINQEDFQHELVVQAIKVKKKAKRRRQESGNRIGEQHNSWSESIYSQDGGGGSDGGTSTSISEPPSASDHTSFPCSSLDLQCRSSGSLDQEGSISGGSPELTTSGAQSEGGDQREDPLTQTQPPGTQPPSCPMSLPSQDMECQSYPENGNSPSVNNKEGETPTRHVDLLLECTFAYMQTSKEQDPMEEQEDDLLSPLIGPDDLDQDDPHHQHCLLDLEPPSCVDQMRYSLEPEQCPSSDEEDIYAVHGVPYSASSASLGDRLNALNLQGSNIGQQDQDNTLAESWMGYTGPGCGILNLVVTDQYIWCLDFKGGLYCSALPDRGLSWQKFEDNVQQVALSPSGSLLWKVEQKTMTAYACGKVTIKGKRHWYKALEDSAFVALGEDTAWIIRTSGDLYLQTGLSVDRPCARAVKVNCPCPMAQIVAHGGVVWALSQHRAVFYRDGLSSYCSEGEMWKFDKISESQGLEPICIALGENNTAWALDTSGSLWFRTGVTARKPQGEDDHWWQVSITDYVVFDQGSLFQTLIQATQNMAIATKAPVERVAECLRMAFLSQQFQCQPILVSSNTSGVWIAPGRNNFHVAKGSLSGMFWQGVVPRGTVSATKWAFVYSSAVLSKEGSFLWLGQSRKDLFCVWDQDGQMHPTTVQLPQDTEMVQLSACRDALWGLDQHGRVHIRTLSTSCPTGMHWNLLDLSQLDQVRLVSVSCGSQNVWACDGCGMVYFRVGTQPFNPSMMLPAWICIEPPEQPLGVHFTRIHTSPNDSMLWAMDNRGNIHVRMGITDEMPVGTDWEHIPGLQASQLVLSVKTVWVRCPNGEVARRYGITDKNPAGDYWKKIPGLLNWLTVTPMDELWAVSVSGGLRHRLTKTLVHNTVNSHVNTGSLRGEDLEEEWEVI; encoded by the exons ATGGCAGCCCAAACTCCTCCACAGAGCGCCCTGAGGGAGTTCTGTCCCCTATACTACTTGCTTAATGCAATACCTGCCAAGGTCCAGAAAGGCTTCCGCTCTGTAATGGTCTACCTGACTGCTCTGGACACCAACAGCGATTACATTGCTGTGGGGAGCAGTATTGGGATGCTCTACCTGTACTGCAGGCGGGTCAGACAGATTAATAAATACAGCATAGAG GGGAAATCCGAAGCTATCACAGCAGTGAAGCTGCTCAGTTGTTTTGATGACTTGGTGGCAGTGGGCACGGCGTTTGGTCGGGTTGCTGTCTTTCAACTGGTGTCTCAACTTCCAGGCAGGAACAAACAG CTAAGGAGATTTGATGTGGTTGGTTTGCACAAAAGCACAGTCACTGCCTTGGCCTGGAGTGCTAATGGAATGAAGCTCTTCTCTGGTGATGACAATGGAAAGGTTGTGTACTCTACTGTGGACCTGGATCAG GGTGTGTGTAACCCTGTGTTACTGTTTGAGGAGCTCTCAGCCATAGTCCAGCTGGAGTACAGTCAGAAGGTCCTGCTCATCTCCTCTTATCAGAGATCCCTGCTGTTCTACACCCAGGAACAGACCCTGCAGCAGCTGGGCACCAAGCCTAGGAAGAG CAATGGGAAGTTTGGTGCGTGCTTCCAGCCAGGCCTGTGTAAGCAGAGTGACCTGCTAGTCTATGCAGCGAGGCCTGGCCTCCGGCTGTGGCGGACGGATGTAAGAGGGCTTGTGGTGGACACGCTGGTCCTCAAGCGTCTGTTCAACCAGGAGGTGCCGCAGTTTGAGCTGTTTGCCAGGCCGGGCCCCACGGGGGGTTGCCGGCCCCACGAGAGGCAGCTGGGTGTGGTGAGCTGCTTCCTCAGAGAGGGCTGGGTCCTCAGCTGGAACGAATACAGTGTCTACGTGTTGGACTGCCTCAACCAG GTGATCATCGGTGCACTGGAGAGCTGTGGGGACATCATCTCTGTATCATGCACCGAAAATGAAATCTTCATCCTGAAAGGAGATCGGGACATTGTTCGCATCTCGAATGCTCCTGAGGACTTGGCTTCCAACA GCTGGACTGTCTCCACGGAGCCGATCAGGACAATGGCCATCATCACAGAGCAGGGGGAGCGGGAGAGGCTGGTGgatgaggaggtagaggaggtgctGGAGCAGGACCAGCTGAGTAACACCCCCGAGGCGGGGAAGGCCGGAGCCCTGATGGAGAGACCTGAGGTGGGGGAGCGACTGGACCACCAGAGAGGGGGCAGTGTAAGGGGCACCAGTGATTTTCATAGCCGCAGCAGTTCCATCACGTCCTGCGACAGCGTTCAGGGCATGATGCTCTCCACCAGTACCATGGAGCAGTCAGAGCTGTCCTCCAGCCAATACAGTGCCATCAACCAGGAGGACTTTCAGCATGAGCTGGTGGTCCAGGCCATCAAAGTCAAGAAGAAGGCCAAGAGGAGGAGGCAAG AAAGTGGGAACCGCATCGGTGAGCAGCACAACAGCTGGTCCGAGAGCATTTACAGTCAGGATGGAGGAGGGGGCAGCGACGGGGGGACCAGCACCTCTATCAGTGAGCCCCCCTCAGCTTCCGACCACACAAGTTTCCCGTGCAGCAGTCTGGATCTACAGTGCAGGAGCAGCGGATCCCTCGACCAGGAGGGCTCCATCAGTGGGGGCTCTCCAGAACTCACTACCTCTGGAGCTCAGAGCGAGGGTGGTGACCAGAGAGAGGACCCTCTGACTCAGACTCAACCCCCTGGGACTCAGCCTCCCTCCTGCCCCATGTCCCTGCCCTCCCAGGACATGGAGTGCCAGTCCTACCCAGAGAATGGCAACAGCCCCTCCGTCAATAACAAAGAGGGGGAGACTCCCACCCGACACGTAGACCTATTACTGGAGTGCACCTTTGCCTACATGCAGACCTCGAAGGAGCAGGACCCCATGGAGGAGCAGGAGGATGATCTCCTGAGCCCCCTCATTGGGCCGGATGACTTGGACCAGGACGACCCCCACCACCAGCACTGTCTTCTGGATCTGGAGCCTCCTAGCTGTGTTGATCAGATGCGTTATTCCCTGGAGCCTGAGCAGTGCCCCTCTAGTGACGAGGAGGACATTTACGCTGTCCACGGAGTTCCGTACTCAGCCTCCAGCGCCAGCCTGGGAGACAGACTCAACGCCCTCAACCTCCAGGGGTCCAACATCGGGCAGCAGGACCAAGACAATACA ttGGCAGAGAGCTGGATGGGCTACACAGGGCCAGGCTGTGGCATCCTCAACCTGGTTGTAACTGACCAATACATCTGGTGTCTGGACTTTAAAGGAGGCCTGTACTGCAGTGCCCTCCCAGACAGGGGCCTGAGCTGGCAGAAGTTTGAGGACAATGTGCAGCAGGTGGCACTGTCACCTTCAG gGTCCCTGCTATGGAAGGTGGAACAGAAGACCATGACAGCATATGCATGTGGTAAAGTCACCATCAAAGGAAAGAGGCACTGGTACAAGGCCCTGGAGGATTCTGCCTTTGTGGCGCTTGGTGAAGACACAGCATGGATCATCCGAACCAGCGGGGACCTCTACCTGCAGACAG GTTTGAGTGTGGACCGTCCGTGCGCACGAGCTGTGAAGGTGAACTGCCCGTGTCCTATGGCCCAGATCGTAGCGCATGGCGGGGTGGTGTGGGCCCTCAGCCAACACAGGGCCGTCTTCTACAGAGATGGCCTCAGCAGCTACTGCTCTGAGGGGGAAATGTGGAAGTTTGACAAAATCAG TGAGAGTCAGGGTCTGGAGCCCATCTGTATAGCCCTGGGAGAGAACAACACGGCTTGGGCTCTGGACACCAGCGGCAGTCTGTGGTTCAGGACTGGAGTCACTGCCAGGAAGCCCCAGGGAGAAGATGACCACTGGTGGCAG GTGAGCATCACAGACTATGTGGTGTTTGATCAGGGCAGTCTGTTCCAGACTCTGATCCAGGCCACTCAGAACATGGCCATAGCCACCAAGGCCCCGGTGGAGCGGGTTGCAGAGTGCCTCCGCATGGCCTTCCTGTCCCAGCAGTTCCAGTGCCAGCCCATCCTGGTCTCCTCCAACACCAGCGGCGTCTGGATTGCACCCGGCAGGAACAACTTCCATGTCGCCAAGGGCAGCCTCAGCG GTATGTTCTGGCAGGGTGTGGTACCCAGAGGAACCGTTTCAGCCACCAAGTGGGCATTCGTTTATTCCTCGGCTGTACTCAGTAAAGAAG GGAGCTTCCTGTGGCTGGGCCAGAGCAGGAAAGACCTGTTCTGTGTTTGGGACCAGGATGGTCAGATGCACCCCACCACAGTCCAACTGCCACAGGACACAGAGATGGTCCAGCTCTCTGCCTGCCGCGATGCCCTGTGGGGACTGGACCAACACGGCCGTGTCCACATCCGCACCCTCTCCACTAGCTGCCCCACCGGTATGCACTGGAACCTACTGGACCTCAGCCAGCTTG ATCAGGTAAGGCTGGTCAGCGTATCGTGTGGCAGTCAGAACGTGTGGGCGTGTGATGGCTGTGGGATGGTCTATTTCCGCGTGGGTACGCAACCCTTCAACCCCAGCATGATGCTTCCTGCCTGGATCTGTATCGAACCACCAGAGCAG CCACTAGGAGTGCATTTTACTAGAATCCACACCAGTCCCAACGACAGCATGCTGTGGGCCATGGACAACAGAGGGAACATACATGTCCGCATGGGAATCACAGACGAGATGCCTGTCGGCACCGACTGGGAACACATTCCAG GCCTGCAGGCCAGTCAGCTGGTGCTGAGTGTGAAGACTGTTTGGGTGCGCTGCCCCAACGGGGAGGTGGCGAGGCGCTATGGTATCACTGACAAGAACCCAGCAGGGGACTACTGGAAGAAGATACCAGGCCTGCTCAACTGGCTGACAG